The Salinispora tropica CNB-440 genome has a window encoding:
- a CDS encoding type I polyketide synthase — protein MANDDKLRTFLKRATAELQQANRRLREVEDRDQEPIAIVGMGCRYPGGVRSPEDLWQLVLDGTDAISDFPTDRGWDVYGVYDPEPGKPGKSYTRHGGFLYDAADFDPGFFGMSPREAVETDPQQRLVLEASWEAFEHGGIDPVGLKGSTTGVFVGMMHHDYVDSTTSGSLVSGRVAYVLGLEGPAITVDTACSSSSVAVHLACQSLRREECGLALAGGVAVMATPQLFVEFSRQRALSPDGRCRSFGDGADGAAWSEGVGVLVLERLSDARRNGHRVYGVVRGSAVNQDGASNGLTAPNGPAQQRVIRAALANARLSVSDVDVVEAHGTGTTLGDPIEAQAIVATYGRDRDRPLWLGSVKSNIGHAQAAAGVAGVIKMVMAMRHGVLPRTLHVETPSRQVDWSAGDVRLLTESVEWPAVDRPRRAGVSSFGISGTNVHLIIEQASPVEDQAPVEDSATGPTPPVTLWPVSGRSLEGLAGQAGRVAGFCGGVGVRAVDVGLSLGVGRAGLEFRGVAVGREVSELSAGLEVVAAGGGVSGRVSSGRTAVLFSGQGAQWVGMGRELAGAFPVFAGALAEVCGVFGPLLGGDLREVMFVDGGGVLDRTGWAQPALFAVEVALFRLAESWGLVPDFVVGHSVGELVAAYVSGVWSLEDACRVVAARGGLMEGLPGGAMLAVGGSVGELELGGVDVAAVNGPRSVVVSGTEEEIAGLEGSLGVWTRRLRVSHAFHSRLMDPMVADFGRVVGGVRGRVGGVAVVSTVTGEVVTDEVLGSVGYWQGQVRGTVRFADAVATLVERGVTRFVEVGPDSVLTGLVAECVPEAAVVVGLQRRGGDQVRAFAAGMGRVWAAGVDLDWAAVHPGGRQVDLPTYAFQHQHYWLHDTGADKDVSTAGWRYRVMWRATNVPTGRHLTGDWWVVTPSALTDDPRAAAVADALTARGATVVRLTDAAPHDRDTPAGVVSLLGLDDTSDTLNAGLSAGVTGTVRLVHALAAADFTGRLWCLTTGAVAVDPYEDLPHAAQAGLWGLGTVLSLDYPGWWGGLADVPADWTPDILDRLVDVLTDGGEDQVALRNGGVLARRMVHWPVSGTPDRRWRPTGTVLVTGGTGGIGTHLSEWLLDQGADRVVLASRRGPAALGAADLAARLPAVQVVACDVTDRDAVATLLDGIGDDLTAVFHAAGVLRDAAPLDETDLDAFADVCRAKVLGATHLDALLADRPLDAFVLFASGAAVWGSAGQAAYGTGNAWLDALAHQRRRQGRTATSIAWGTWGGGGMVDDQATEQLLRQGTPPMEPRLALGALQQVLDHDESHLVVADIDWARFAPIYTLARPRPLLAALPEANPSVVATAPAPPRETSVLADLPDADRLPYLLDTVRTHVAVVLGYDASTTVDVQRPFRELGFDSLTAVELRNAVGEAVGLRLPATMVYDHPTPAVLARHLYDELVGTAAAPTVTSTTAGFAPDEPIAIIGMGCRYPGGVRSPEDLWQLVATGTDAISAFPVDRGWDADALFDADPDQPGTSYVRSGGFVYDAAKFDAEFFGISPREAIAMDPQQRLMLEVTWEACERAGLNPEALRGSSVGVFVGSGAQDYGDLLGLAPAESEAYLSTGTSASVISGRLSYAFGFEGPSMTIDTACSSSLVALHLASQALRAGECATAIASGVLVMSNPTPFVAFSRQRGLAPDGRCKSFSDDADGTGWSEGVGVLVLERLSDARRNGHRVYGVVRGSAVNQDGASNGLTAPNGPAQQRVIRAALANARLSVSDVDVVEAHGTGTTLGDPIEAQAIVATYGRDRDRPLWLGSVKSNIGHTQAAAGVAGVIKMVMAMRHGVLPRTLHVETPSRQVDWSAGDVRLLTESVEWPAVDRPRRAGVSSFGISGTNAHVVLEQAPLVGDEESVGLVEVVDPPVVLWPVSGRSLEGLAGQAGRVAGFCGGVGVRAVDVGLSLGVGRAGLEFRGVAVGREVSELSAGLEVVAAGGGVSGRVSSGRTAVLFSGQGAQWVGMGRELAGAFPVFAGALAEVCGVFGPLLGGDLREVMFVDGGGVLDRTGWAQPALFAVEVALFRLAESWGLVPDFVVGHSVGELVAAYVSGVWSLEDACRVVAARGGLMEGLPGGAMLAVGGSVGELELGGVDVAAVNGPRSVVVSGTEEEIAGLEGSLGVWTRRLRVSHAFHSRLMDPMVADFGRVVGGVRGRVGGVAVVSTVTGEVVTDEVLGSVGYWQGQVRGTVRFADAVATLVERGVTRFVEVGPDSVLTGLVAECVPEAAVVVGLQRRGGDQVRAFAAGMGRVWAAGVDLDWAAVHPGGRQVDLPTYAFQHQHYWIEPDRTDGTATDGTATDGTATDGTATDGTDGGFWDAVERADVDALADGLGVAPDVVDEVLPGLAAWRSRHRDASTLDGWRYRVVWRSTDLPVGGELSGAWWVVVPVTLAGDARVRAVIEGLAARGAEVVMVVGVDLPVGDIPAGVVSLLALDDSRDDTGVGLSAGVVDTVRLIQALAVTGRMGRVWCVTSGGVAIDRFEPVIDLAQGALWGLGTVLSLDYPDWWGGLVDLPVDWTDAHVERFVDVLADGGEDQVAVRTVGVLARRMVRWPAVGTSERRWRPSGTVLVTGGTGGVGEHVTEWLLAGGADRVVLASRRGLDAPGAADLVARHRGVDVVVCDVADRDAVAALLADLGDDLTAVFHAAGVLRPEVPLGETGLDDFADVCRAKVLGAVHLDALLADRPLEAFVLFSSGAAVWGSAGQAGYATANAYLDALAHRRRTRGVVATSVAWGSWGGGGMAGGEVGAHLRRQGTPPMDPGLAVQALRQALDHDESHLVVADIDWARFAPIYTLARPRPLLTALPDAHPESEPATPVAATADLAGQLAAMPTPDRLDTILALVRDQVAAVLGYASDADVEPERAFKEAGFDSLTAVELRNRLATETALRLPATLVFDHPTPIELARHLLTELAPADAGGVTLLNDLDRLQATLSTLDTDAVAALDESIRAGVGERLKALLATWTADQRPAEVVSVTEDLDTASDDDLFEFIDSKFGTS, from the coding sequence ATGGCGAACGACGACAAGCTCCGGACCTTTCTCAAGCGCGCTACGGCCGAACTGCAACAGGCCAACCGGCGACTGCGTGAGGTGGAGGACCGGGACCAGGAGCCGATCGCGATCGTCGGCATGGGCTGCCGCTACCCCGGGGGTGTCCGGTCGCCGGAGGACCTGTGGCAGCTCGTCCTCGACGGCACCGACGCGATCTCCGACTTTCCGACCGACCGGGGTTGGGACGTCTACGGCGTCTATGACCCGGAACCCGGCAAGCCCGGCAAGAGCTACACCCGGCACGGCGGCTTCCTCTACGACGCCGCCGACTTCGACCCGGGCTTCTTCGGGATGAGCCCACGGGAGGCGGTGGAGACGGACCCGCAGCAGCGGCTGGTGTTGGAAGCATCCTGGGAGGCGTTCGAGCACGGTGGCATCGACCCGGTCGGCTTGAAGGGCAGCACCACCGGCGTCTTCGTCGGCATGATGCACCACGACTACGTCGACAGCACCACCTCCGGCAGCCTCGTCTCCGGCCGGGTCGCGTACGTGCTGGGTCTGGAGGGGCCGGCGATCACCGTGGACACCGCGTGCTCGTCGTCGTCGGTCGCGGTGCACCTGGCCTGCCAGTCGCTGCGCAGGGAGGAGTGTGGCCTGGCGCTGGCCGGTGGCGTCGCGGTGATGGCCACCCCACAGCTCTTCGTCGAGTTCAGCCGGCAGCGCGCGCTGTCCCCGGACGGCCGGTGTCGGTCCTTCGGCGACGGCGCCGACGGCGCAGCCTGGTCCGAGGGTGTTGGTGTGTTGGTGTTGGAGCGGTTGTCGGATGCTCGCCGGAATGGTCATCGGGTGTATGGGGTGGTGCGGGGTTCGGCGGTGAATCAGGACGGTGCGTCGAATGGTTTGACGGCTCCGAATGGGCCGGCGCAGCAGCGGGTGATTCGTGCCGCGTTGGCGAATGCTCGGCTTTCTGTCTCTGATGTGGATGTGGTGGAGGCGCATGGTACGGGTACGACGTTGGGTGATCCGATTGAGGCGCAGGCGATTGTGGCGACGTATGGGCGGGATCGGGATCGGCCGTTGTGGTTGGGTTCGGTGAAGTCGAATATTGGGCATGCCCAGGCGGCGGCGGGTGTGGCTGGTGTGATCAAGATGGTGATGGCGATGCGGCATGGGGTGTTGCCGCGCACCCTGCACGTCGAGACGCCGTCGCGGCAGGTCGATTGGTCGGCCGGGGATGTTCGGCTGCTGACCGAGTCGGTCGAGTGGCCGGCGGTGGATCGGCCGCGTCGGGCTGGGGTGTCGTCGTTCGGCATTAGCGGTACCAACGTGCACCTCATCATCGAGCAGGCATCACCCGTCGAGGACCAGGCACCCGTCGAGGACTCTGCGACGGGACCGACCCCACCGGTCACCCTCTGGCCTGTGTCGGGGCGTTCGTTGGAGGGGCTTGCTGGTCAGGCGGGTCGTGTGGCGGGGTTTTGTGGTGGGGTTGGTGTGCGTGCGGTGGATGTGGGGTTGTCGTTGGGTGTGGGTCGGGCGGGGTTGGAGTTTCGGGGTGTGGCGGTGGGTCGGGAGGTGTCGGAGCTTTCTGCTGGTTTGGAGGTGGTGGCTGCTGGTGGTGGTGTGTCGGGGCGGGTGAGTTCGGGTCGTACTGCTGTTTTGTTTTCGGGTCAGGGTGCGCAGTGGGTGGGGATGGGTCGGGAGTTGGCGGGGGCTTTTCCGGTGTTTGCGGGGGCGTTGGCGGAGGTGTGTGGGGTGTTTGGGCCGTTGTTGGGGGGTGATTTGCGGGAGGTGATGTTTGTTGATGGTGGTGGTGTTCTTGATCGGACGGGGTGGGCGCAGCCGGCGTTGTTTGCGGTGGAGGTGGCGTTGTTTCGGTTGGCGGAGTCGTGGGGTTTGGTGCCGGATTTTGTGGTGGGTCATTCGGTTGGTGAGTTGGTGGCGGCGTATGTGTCTGGGGTGTGGTCGTTGGAGGATGCGTGTCGGGTGGTGGCGGCTCGGGGTGGGTTGATGGAGGGGTTGCCGGGTGGGGCGATGTTGGCGGTGGGTGGGTCGGTGGGGGAGTTGGAGCTTGGTGGTGTGGATGTGGCGGCGGTGAATGGTCCTCGGTCGGTGGTGGTGTCGGGGACGGAGGAGGAGATTGCGGGGTTGGAGGGGTCGTTGGGGGTGTGGACGCGGCGGTTGCGGGTGTCGCATGCGTTTCATTCGCGGTTGATGGATCCGATGGTGGCGGATTTTGGGCGGGTTGTGGGTGGGGTGCGGGGGCGTGTGGGGGGTGTGGCGGTGGTGTCGACGGTTACGGGTGAGGTGGTGACGGATGAGGTGTTGGGGTCGGTGGGGTATTGGCAGGGGCAGGTGCGGGGGACGGTGCGGTTTGCGGATGCGGTGGCGACGTTGGTGGAGCGTGGGGTGACGCGGTTTGTGGAGGTTGGTCCGGACAGTGTGTTGACGGGGTTGGTGGCGGAGTGTGTGCCGGAGGCGGCGGTGGTGGTGGGGTTGCAGCGGCGTGGTGGTGATCAGGTGCGGGCGTTTGCGGCGGGGATGGGGCGGGTGTGGGCTGCTGGTGTTGATCTGGATTGGGCTGCGGTGCATCCGGGTGGGCGGCAGGTTGATCTGCCGACGTATGCCTTCCAACACCAGCACTACTGGCTGCACGACACCGGAGCCGACAAGGACGTGTCCACCGCCGGCTGGCGGTACCGGGTGATGTGGCGGGCCACCAACGTGCCCACCGGGCGGCACCTGACCGGCGACTGGTGGGTTGTCACACCAAGCGCACTCACCGACGATCCCCGGGCTGCCGCGGTGGCCGATGCGCTCACCGCACGCGGCGCGACCGTCGTCCGGCTCACCGACGCCGCGCCACACGACCGCGACACCCCCGCCGGAGTCGTGTCGCTGCTCGGCCTCGACGACACTTCGGACACCCTCAACGCCGGCCTCTCCGCCGGAGTCACCGGCACCGTACGCCTGGTGCACGCCCTCGCCGCCGCCGACTTCACCGGTCGGCTCTGGTGCCTCACCACCGGTGCCGTCGCCGTCGACCCGTACGAGGACCTGCCGCACGCCGCGCAGGCCGGGCTCTGGGGGCTCGGCACCGTGTTGTCCCTCGACTACCCGGGCTGGTGGGGCGGCCTGGCCGATGTGCCCGCCGACTGGACGCCCGACATCCTCGACCGGCTCGTCGACGTGCTCACCGACGGCGGCGAGGACCAGGTCGCCCTGCGTAACGGTGGGGTGCTGGCTCGACGGATGGTCCACTGGCCCGTCAGCGGCACACCTGACCGGCGGTGGCGACCCACCGGCACCGTCCTGGTCACCGGCGGCACCGGTGGCATCGGCACGCACCTCAGCGAATGGCTCCTCGACCAGGGCGCTGACCGGGTCGTCCTGGCCAGCCGGCGCGGCCCGGCCGCCCTCGGTGCCGCCGACCTCGCCGCCCGCCTGCCCGCCGTTCAGGTCGTCGCCTGCGACGTGACCGACCGCGATGCGGTCGCCACGCTTCTCGACGGGATCGGCGACGACCTGACTGCCGTCTTCCACGCCGCCGGGGTGTTGCGCGACGCCGCCCCGCTCGACGAGACCGACCTCGACGCCTTCGCCGACGTGTGCCGAGCCAAGGTGCTCGGCGCGACCCACCTCGACGCGTTGCTCGCTGACCGGCCGCTCGACGCGTTCGTCCTCTTCGCCTCCGGCGCGGCCGTCTGGGGCAGCGCCGGACAGGCCGCATACGGCACTGGCAACGCCTGGCTCGACGCCCTCGCCCACCAGCGCCGCCGCCAGGGCCGTACCGCGACCTCCATCGCCTGGGGGACCTGGGGTGGCGGTGGCATGGTCGACGACCAGGCCACCGAACAGCTGCTGCGCCAGGGCACTCCGCCGATGGAGCCGCGCCTCGCCCTCGGGGCGTTGCAGCAGGTCCTCGACCACGATGAGAGTCACCTCGTCGTCGCCGACATCGACTGGGCCCGGTTCGCCCCGATCTACACCCTGGCCCGGCCACGGCCGCTGCTCGCCGCGCTCCCCGAGGCCAACCCGAGCGTGGTCGCCACCGCGCCGGCCCCGCCGCGTGAGACCTCCGTGCTGGCCGACCTGCCCGACGCCGACCGGCTGCCGTATCTGCTGGACACCGTCCGGACCCACGTGGCGGTCGTCCTCGGGTACGACGCCTCTACCACCGTTGACGTCCAACGGCCGTTCCGGGAACTCGGCTTCGACTCGCTGACCGCGGTCGAGCTGCGCAACGCAGTTGGCGAGGCGGTCGGGCTGCGCCTGCCCGCCACCATGGTCTACGACCACCCGACCCCCGCCGTGTTGGCCCGCCACCTGTACGACGAACTCGTCGGCACCGCCGCCGCACCCACCGTCACATCGACCACTGCCGGGTTCGCCCCGGACGAGCCGATCGCCATCATCGGCATGGGCTGCCGCTACCCGGGCGGAGTCCGGTCCCCGGAAGACCTGTGGCAACTCGTCGCCACTGGCACCGACGCCATCAGCGCGTTCCCCGTCGACCGGGGCTGGGACGCCGACGCGCTCTTCGACGCCGACCCGGACCAGCCGGGCACCAGCTACGTGCGCTCCGGCGGTTTTGTCTACGACGCCGCCAAGTTCGACGCCGAGTTCTTCGGTATCTCGCCCCGCGAGGCGATCGCCATGGACCCGCAGCAGCGGCTGATGCTCGAAGTCACCTGGGAGGCGTGTGAGCGCGCCGGGTTGAACCCCGAGGCGTTGCGCGGCAGTTCGGTCGGCGTTTTCGTCGGCTCCGGTGCCCAGGACTACGGTGACCTGCTCGGCCTCGCCCCCGCCGAATCGGAGGCGTATCTGAGCACCGGCACTTCCGCGTCGGTGATTTCCGGCCGGTTGTCGTACGCCTTCGGTTTCGAGGGGCCGTCGATGACGATCGACACCGCCTGCTCCTCGTCCCTGGTCGCTCTGCACCTGGCCAGCCAGGCGTTGCGCGCCGGGGAGTGCGCCACCGCCATCGCCAGCGGGGTGCTGGTGATGTCGAACCCCACCCCGTTCGTGGCGTTCAGCCGGCAACGGGGACTCGCCCCGGACGGCCGCTGCAAGTCGTTCTCCGACGACGCCGACGGCACCGGCTGGTCCGAGGGTGTTGGTGTGTTGGTGTTGGAGCGGTTGTCGGATGCTCGCCGGAATGGTCATCGGGTGTATGGGGTGGTGCGGGGTTCGGCGGTGAATCAGGACGGTGCGTCGAATGGTTTGACGGCTCCGAATGGGCCGGCGCAGCAGCGGGTGATTCGTGCCGCGTTGGCGAATGCTCGGCTTTCTGTCTCTGATGTGGATGTGGTGGAGGCGCATGGTACGGGTACGACGTTGGGTGATCCGATTGAGGCGCAGGCGATTGTGGCGACGTATGGGCGGGATCGGGATCGGCCGTTGTGGTTGGGTTCGGTGAAGTCGAATATTGGGCACACGCAGGCGGCGGCGGGTGTGGCTGGTGTGATCAAGATGGTGATGGCGATGCGGCATGGGGTGTTGCCGCGCACCCTGCACGTCGAGACGCCGTCGCGGCAGGTCGATTGGTCGGCCGGGGATGTTCGGCTGCTGACCGAGTCGGTCGAGTGGCCGGCGGTGGATCGGCCGCGTCGGGCTGGGGTGTCGTCGTTTGGTATCAGTGGGACCAATGCTCATGTGGTGTTGGAGCAGGCTCCGTTGGTTGGTGACGAGGAGTCGGTGGGGTTGGTGGAGGTGGTGGATCCGCCGGTGGTGTTGTGGCCTGTGTCGGGGCGTTCGTTGGAGGGGCTTGCTGGTCAGGCGGGTCGTGTGGCGGGGTTTTGTGGTGGGGTTGGTGTGCGTGCGGTGGATGTGGGGTTGTCGTTGGGTGTGGGTCGGGCGGGGTTGGAGTTTCGGGGTGTGGCGGTGGGTCGGGAGGTGTCGGAGCTTTCTGCTGGTTTGGAGGTGGTGGCTGCTGGTGGTGGTGTGTCGGGGCGGGTGAGTTCGGGTCGTACTGCTGTTTTGTTTTCGGGTCAGGGTGCGCAGTGGGTGGGGATGGGTCGGGAGTTGGCGGGGGCGTTTCCGGTGTTTGCGGGGGCGTTGGCGGAGGTGTGTGGGGTGTTTGGGCCGTTGTTGGGGGGTGATTTGCGGGAGGTGATGTTTGTTGATGGTGGTGGTGTTCTTGATCGGACGGGGTGGGCGCAGCCGGCGTTGTTTGCGGTGGAGGTGGCGTTGTTTCGGTTGGCGGAGTCGTGGGGTTTGGTGCCGGATTTTGTGGTGGGTCATTCGGTTGGTGAGTTGGTGGCGGCGTATGTGTCTGGGGTGTGGTCGTTGGAGGATGCGTGTCGGGTGGTGGCGGCTCGGGGTGGGTTGATGGAGGGGTTGCCGGGTGGGGCGATGTTGGCGGTGGGTGGGTCGGTGGGGGAGTTGGAGCTTGGTGGTGTGGATGTGGCGGCGGTGAATGGTCCTCGGTCGGTGGTGGTGTCGGGGACGGAGGAGGAGATTGCGGGGTTGGAGGGGTCGTTGGGGGTGTGGACGCGGCGGTTGCGGGTGTCGCATGCGTTTCATTCGCGGTTGATGGATCCGATGGTGGCGGATTTTGGGCGGGTTGTGGGTGGGGTGCGGGGGCGTGTGGGGGGTGTGGCGGTGGTGTCGACGGTTACGGGTGAGGTGGTGACGGATGAGGTGTTGGGGTCGGTGGGGTATTGGCAGGGGCAGGTGCGGGGGACGGTGCGGTTTGCGGATGCGGTGGCGACGTTGGTGGAGCGTGGGGTGACGCGGTTTGTGGAGGTTGGTCCGGACAGTGTGTTGACGGGGTTGGTGGCGGAGTGTGTGCCGGAGGCGGCGGTGGTGGTGGGGTTGCAGCGGCGTGGTGGTGATCAGGTGCGGGCGTTTGCGGCGGGGATGGGGCGGGTGTGGGCTGCTGGTGTTGATCTGGATTGGGCTGCGGTGCATCCGGGTGGGCGGCAGGTTGATTTGCCGACGTATGCCTTCCAACACCAGCACTACTGGATCGAGCCCGACCGCACCGACGGCACAGCTACCGACGGCACAGCTACCGACGGCACAGCTACCGACGGCACCGCTACCGACGGCACCGACGGCGGGTTCTGGGACGCCGTCGAACGCGCCGATGTTGACGCCCTCGCCGATGGTCTCGGCGTCGCCCCCGACGTCGTCGACGAGGTGCTGCCCGGCCTAGCCGCCTGGCGCTCACGGCATCGGGATGCCTCCACCCTCGACGGCTGGCGGTATCGGGTGGTGTGGCGCTCGACGGATTTGCCCGTTGGCGGGGAGCTGTCCGGTGCCTGGTGGGTCGTGGTCCCGGTGACGTTGGCCGGCGACGCGCGGGTACGGGCGGTCATCGAGGGGCTGGCCGCGCGTGGTGCCGAGGTGGTCATGGTTGTTGGTGTTGATCTGCCGGTTGGGGACATTCCGGCGGGGGTGGTGTCCCTGCTCGCCCTCGATGACAGTCGGGACGACACTGGTGTCGGGCTCTCCGCTGGTGTTGTCGACACGGTGAGGCTGATTCAGGCGCTCGCTGTCACCGGCCGTATGGGGCGAGTCTGGTGCGTCACCTCTGGTGGTGTGGCGATTGATCGGTTCGAGCCGGTCATCGATCTCGCGCAGGGTGCGTTGTGGGGTTTGGGTACGGTGCTTTCCCTTGACTATCCCGACTGGTGGGGTGGCTTGGTTGATCTGCCTGTGGACTGGACTGATGCTCATGTTGAGCGGTTCGTCGACGTGCTTGCGGATGGGGGTGAGGATCAGGTTGCCGTCCGTACGGTCGGAGTGTTGGCCCGGCGGATGGTCCGTTGGCCGGCTGTCGGCACGTCCGAACGGCGCTGGCGACCGAGCGGCACTGTTCTGGTGACTGGTGGCACTGGTGGTGTTGGTGAGCATGTCACGGAGTGGTTGCTCGCTGGTGGTGCGGATCGGGTGGTGTTGGCCAGCCGGCGGGGATTGGACGCTCCGGGTGCGGCCGACCTGGTGGCCCGGCACCGCGGTGTTGATGTCGTCGTCTGTGATGTGGCTGATCGTGATGCGGTGGCTGCGTTGCTGGCTGATCTGGGTGATGACCTGACCGCGGTTTTCCATGCTGCTGGGGTGTTGCGTCCGGAGGTGCCGTTGGGTGAGACCGGTCTCGACGACTTCGCTGATGTGTGTCGGGCCAAGGTGTTGGGTGCGGTGCATCTGGACGCGTTGCTGGCCGACCGGCCGTTGGAGGCGTTCGTGTTGTTCTCCTCCGGGGCGGCGGTGTGGGGCAGTGCCGGGCAGGCCGGTTACGCCACCGCGAATGCGTACCTCGACGCGTTGGCCCATCGGCGGCGGACCCGCGGCGTGGTCGCCACCTCCGTTGCCTGGGGCAGCTGGGGCGGCGGCGGCATGGCCGGCGGCGAGGTCGGCGCGCACCTGCGCCGACAGGGCACCCCGCCGATGGACCCCGGGCTCGCTGTCCAGGCGCTACGGCAGGCTCTCGACCACGATGAGAGTCACCTCGTCGTCGCCGACATCGACTGGGCCCGGTTCGCCCCGATCTACACTCTGGCCCGGCCACGGCCGCTGCTCACCGCGCTCCCCGACGCCCACCCGGAGAGCGAACCGGCCACCCCGGTCGCCGCCACCGCCGACCTCGCCGGACAGCTCGCCGCGATGCCGACACCGGACCGCCTGGACACCATCCTCGCACTGGTCCGCGACCAGGTCGCCGCCGTCCTCGGGTACGCCTCCGACGCCGACGTAGAGCCAGAGCGGGCGTTCAAGGAAGCCGGCTTCGACTCGTTGACCGCCGTCGAGCTGCGCAACCGGCTCGCCACCGAGACCGCGCTGCGGCTGCCCGCCACGCTGGTCTTCGACCACCCGACCCCGATCGAACTGGCCCGGCACCTGCTCACCGAGCTGGCGCCCGCCGACGCGGGGGGCGTCACCCTGCTCAACGACCTCGACCGGCTCCAGGCGACCTTGTCCACGCTGGACACTGATGCGGTGGCCGCTCTCGACGAGAGCATCCGTGCCGGGGTGGGGGAGCGGCTCAAGGCCCTGCTCGCGACCTGGACCGCCGATCAACGCCCGGCCGAGGTCGTCAGCGTGACCGAGGACCTCGACACCGCCTCCGACGACGACCTCTTCGAATTCATCGATAGCAAGTTCGGCACCTCATGA